The following are encoded in a window of Sphaerisporangium siamense genomic DNA:
- a CDS encoding S66 peptidase family protein produces the protein MSGRRLWVPSRLRPGDRVAIVAPSGPVDPVRLAHGRQVLTEAGLEVEVMPRVMHRRGYLAGSDAGRAADLQEAWCDPAYRAVVCARGGYGATRLLELFDWPAMEAARPKILLGSSDITALHQAFAARLGVASCFGPMPACRTLGDLEGPEPATLAHLRASLFETEAPGPITGDRVIVPGRAEGPLTGGNLALLAALCGTPYALRGRGRLVLLEDVGEEPYRVDRMLTQLLQAGCLDGVAGIVLGSWVDCGDPMAVLIERLAPLGVPMIAGLPVGHGSPQFTAWMGADAVIDTESCSLTCLFRDPATAM, from the coding sequence GTGAGCGGCCGGCGCCTGTGGGTGCCCTCGCGCCTGCGGCCGGGCGACCGGGTGGCGATCGTCGCCCCCTCCGGCCCCGTCGACCCGGTCCGCCTCGCGCACGGCCGCCAGGTGCTCACCGAGGCGGGCCTTGAGGTCGAGGTCATGCCGCGGGTCATGCACCGGCGCGGCTACCTGGCGGGATCGGACGCGGGCCGGGCGGCCGACCTGCAGGAGGCCTGGTGCGACCCCGCCTACCGCGCGGTGGTGTGCGCCCGCGGCGGGTACGGCGCCACCCGGCTGCTGGAGCTGTTCGACTGGCCCGCCATGGAGGCGGCCCGCCCCAAGATCCTGCTCGGGTCGAGCGACATCACCGCCCTGCACCAGGCGTTCGCCGCCCGTCTCGGCGTCGCGAGCTGCTTCGGGCCGATGCCGGCCTGCCGGACGCTGGGCGACCTTGAGGGGCCGGAGCCGGCCACCCTCGCCCACCTGCGCGCCTCGCTGTTCGAGACCGAGGCGCCCGGCCCGATCACCGGGGACCGCGTCATCGTGCCCGGCCGCGCCGAGGGCCCGCTGACCGGCGGCAACCTGGCGCTGCTCGCCGCCCTGTGCGGCACGCCGTACGCCCTGCGCGGGCGCGGGCGCCTGGTCCTGCTGGAGGACGTCGGCGAGGAGCCCTACCGCGTCGACCGCATGCTCACCCAGCTCCTTCAGGCCGGATGCCTGGACGGGGTGGCGGGCATCGTGCTCGGCTCCTGGGTGGACTGCGGCGACCCGATGGCGGTGCTGATCGAGCGGCTGGCCCCGCTGGGCGTCCCCATGATCGCGGGGCTGCCGGTCGGGCACGGCTCACCACAGTTCACCGCCTGGATGGGGGCGGACGCGGTTATTGATACGGAATCGTGCTCTTTGACTTGCCTGTTCCGCGACCCTGCGACGGCAATGTAG
- a CDS encoding sulfotransferase family protein → MRPPPHILVVNGIKVRRPVFVLGAPHSGANLLARALKRSPGFHVTIGRAAVAHVVYAFARRPSIMRRKGGGAVRVLRDALAEAWQIVPGACADCPAVCREAGAVGGGGPCASAGAVVRFGDANPDLLYSAPILLQAFPDARLVQFIRDGRDVAADMLADRAAMTWARPGLLSDETEFPNPFLGVNAGEHRDKWSRMDPAGKCALRWRSAVRLSAALRQEMPREQLLTVRYEDMAASPAETLASVSAFLEARVATVGLYGAAAPRVGVWRSGLRPEQAALVEKIAKDELGRLGYL, encoded by the coding sequence ATGCGACCCCCGCCCCACATTCTCGTGGTCAACGGCATCAAGGTCCGTCGACCGGTGTTCGTGCTCGGCGCCCCGCACTCCGGCGCGAACCTCCTCGCCCGTGCGCTGAAACGCTCCCCGGGCTTCCACGTCACCATCGGCCGCGCCGCGGTCGCCCACGTGGTGTACGCCTTCGCGCGGCGGCCGTCGATCATGCGCAGGAAGGGCGGCGGCGCGGTGCGGGTGCTGCGCGACGCGCTCGCCGAGGCCTGGCAGATCGTCCCCGGGGCCTGCGCCGACTGCCCGGCGGTGTGCCGGGAGGCCGGCGCGGTCGGCGGCGGCGGCCCGTGCGCGTCCGCCGGCGCCGTCGTCCGGTTCGGCGACGCCAACCCCGACCTGCTCTACAGCGCGCCGATCCTGCTGCAGGCGTTCCCCGACGCCCGGCTGGTGCAGTTCATCCGCGACGGCAGGGACGTCGCCGCCGACATGCTGGCCGACCGGGCCGCCATGACCTGGGCCAGGCCGGGCCTGCTCAGCGACGAGACCGAGTTCCCCAACCCGTTCCTCGGGGTCAACGCGGGCGAGCACCGCGACAAGTGGTCGCGCATGGACCCGGCGGGCAAGTGCGCCCTGCGCTGGCGCAGCGCCGTGCGCCTGAGCGCCGCGCTGCGCCAGGAGATGCCGCGCGAGCAGCTCCTGACCGTCCGCTACGAGGACATGGCCGCCTCACCGGCCGAGACGCTCGCGTCGGTCTCGGCCTTCCTGGAGGCCCGGGTCGCCACGGTCGGCCTGTACGGCGCGGCGGCCCCCCGGGTCGGGGTGTGGCGCTCCGGGCTGCGCCCCGAGCAGGCCGCGCTGGTGGAGAAGATCGCCAAGGACGAGCTGGGGCGGCTCGGCTACCTGTGA
- a CDS encoding ABC-F family ATP-binding cassette domain-containing protein, with translation MIIASDIELRAGSRLLIEGASFRVNPGDRIGLVGRNGAGKTTLCKVLAGEGLPAAGTVTTSGSVGYLPQDPRTGDLHVLASDRILSARGLDEVLRELREAEGGMASADDRVRDRAVRAYGRLEDRLHVLGGYAAEAEAASIASSLGLPDRVLKQPLETLSGGQRRRVELARILFSGAETLLLDEPTNHLDADSIGWLRDFLRSHQGGLIIISHDVGLLEATVNRVLHLDANRCVVDTYNVGWTAYLAQRETDERRRKRERANAERQASQLLAQADRMRAKATKAKAAQDMERRARRLLAGVEEERRSDKVAKLRFPDPAPCGRTPLTATGLSKSYGSLEVFTDVDAAVDRGTRVVVLGLNGAGKTTLLRMLGGLEKPDSGEIRPGHGLKLGYYAQEHETLDSGRSVLENMRSAGPDVPDVTLRKVLGSFLFSGEDADKPASVLSGGEKTRLALATLVLSSANVLLLDEPTNNLDPVSRDQVLSALRSYSGAIVLVTHDEGAVEALQPDRVILLPDGVEDAWSDEFSDLVALA, from the coding sequence ATGATCATCGCCTCCGACATCGAACTGCGCGCCGGTTCCCGCCTGCTCATCGAAGGGGCGTCCTTCCGCGTCAACCCGGGCGACCGCATCGGCCTGGTGGGCCGCAACGGCGCGGGCAAGACCACGCTGTGCAAGGTGCTCGCCGGGGAGGGCCTCCCCGCCGCGGGCACGGTGACCACCAGCGGGAGCGTCGGCTACCTTCCCCAGGACCCGCGCACCGGCGACCTGCACGTGCTCGCCTCCGACCGCATCCTGTCGGCCCGCGGCCTGGACGAGGTGCTGCGCGAGCTGCGCGAGGCCGAGGGCGGCATGGCCTCGGCCGACGATCGCGTCCGCGACCGCGCGGTGCGCGCGTACGGCCGCCTGGAGGACCGGCTGCACGTGCTCGGCGGGTACGCCGCCGAGGCCGAGGCCGCCTCGATCGCCTCCAGCCTGGGTCTGCCCGACCGCGTGCTCAAGCAGCCCCTGGAGACGCTGTCCGGCGGCCAGCGCCGGCGGGTCGAACTGGCCCGAATTCTGTTCAGCGGAGCGGAGACTCTCCTGCTTGACGAGCCGACAAACCACCTCGATGCAGACTCAATCGGGTGGCTTCGTGATTTTTTACGATCGCACCAGGGCGGCTTGATCATTATTAGCCACGACGTCGGGCTCCTTGAAGCGACGGTCAACCGCGTCCTGCACCTCGACGCCAACCGCTGCGTCGTCGACACCTACAACGTCGGCTGGACCGCCTATCTCGCCCAGCGCGAGACCGACGAGCGCCGCAGGAAGCGCGAGCGCGCCAACGCCGAGCGCCAGGCCTCGCAGCTCCTCGCGCAGGCCGACCGCATGCGCGCCAAGGCCACCAAGGCCAAGGCCGCGCAGGACATGGAGCGGCGGGCCCGGCGCCTGCTCGCGGGCGTCGAGGAGGAGCGCCGCAGCGACAAGGTGGCCAAGCTGCGCTTCCCCGACCCCGCCCCCTGCGGGCGCACCCCGCTGACGGCCACGGGTCTGTCGAAGTCCTACGGCTCGCTGGAGGTCTTCACCGACGTGGACGCCGCCGTCGACCGGGGCACCAGGGTCGTGGTGCTCGGCCTCAACGGCGCGGGCAAGACCACGCTGCTGCGCATGCTCGGCGGCCTGGAGAAGCCCGACAGCGGCGAGATCCGCCCTGGTCACGGCCTCAAGCTGGGCTACTACGCCCAGGAGCACGAGACCCTGGACAGCGGGCGCAGCGTGCTGGAGAACATGCGCTCGGCGGGCCCGGACGTGCCGGACGTCACACTGCGCAAGGTGCTCGGCTCGTTTCTGTTCAGCGGCGAGGACGCCGACAAGCCCGCCTCCGTGCTGTCGGGAGGGGAGAAGACCCGCCTGGCCCTGGCCACGCTCGTGCTGTCCAGCGCCAACGTCCTGCTGCTGGACGAACCCACGAACAACCTGGATCCGGTCAGCCGCGACCAAGTACTTTCAGCGTTGAGGTCCTATTCTGGGGCAATTGTCCTCGTTACGCATGATGAGGGCGCCGTGGAGGCCCTGCAACCAGATAGGGTGATCTTGCTACCGGACGGAGTGGAAGACGCGTGGAGCGATGAATTTTCCGATCTTGTGGCACTTGCCTGA
- a CDS encoding acVLRF1 family peptidyl-tRNA hydrolase, producing the protein MASRPAAGGGRWVSVAPERMAGWARGFADRHGPTEAVVERAEGVESVESTVVVLRAADGAVAECHVPFPPLTLPRGQAPLEALVAHAIRPRRVGVLLVRLGGHAAGVFEGERLVDSKVGSRQVHGRSAAGGWSQQRFARRREKQAGEAARAAAEVALRVLGPQVPRLEAVVLGGDRRAVEAVREDTRLAGVFALAGGPFLDVPDPRLAVLRAAPGLFRAVRVRVLDPGEG; encoded by the coding sequence GTGGCGTCACGTCCCGCGGCCGGCGGCGGGCGCTGGGTTTCGGTCGCCCCGGAGCGCATGGCCGGCTGGGCGCGCGGGTTCGCCGACCGGCACGGGCCCACCGAAGCCGTCGTGGAGCGCGCGGAGGGCGTGGAGAGCGTGGAGAGCACGGTCGTCGTGCTGCGCGCCGCGGACGGCGCGGTGGCCGAGTGCCACGTCCCCTTCCCACCGCTCACCCTTCCCCGGGGGCAGGCCCCGCTGGAGGCCCTGGTGGCGCACGCGATCCGGCCGCGGCGCGTCGGAGTCCTGCTGGTGCGCCTGGGCGGGCACGCGGCCGGCGTCTTCGAGGGCGAGCGCCTGGTGGACTCCAAGGTGGGCTCCCGGCAGGTCCACGGGCGCAGCGCGGCCGGGGGATGGTCCCAGCAGCGGTTCGCCCGGCGCAGGGAGAAGCAGGCCGGCGAGGCCGCGCGGGCGGCGGCCGAGGTCGCGCTGCGGGTGCTCGGCCCCCAGGTGCCCCGCCTGGAGGCGGTCGTGCTCGGCGGGGACCGGCGCGCGGTGGAGGCCGTGCGCGAGGACACGAGGCTCGCCGGGGTGTTCGCGCTGGCGGGCGGCCCGTTCCTCGACGTCCCCGACCCCCGCCTGGCGGTGCTGCGCGCGGCTCCGGGGCTGTTCCGCGCGGTGCGCGTCCGCGTCCTCGACCCGGGCGAGGGCTGA
- a CDS encoding ABC transporter ATP-binding protein: MSMLGGGMGGGYGPQVMRSLRRDSSVTKERLTPGTVPRIARYARPYRWHIAAFLALVVLDAAIVIANPLLLKAIIDHGIIPRRTDIVINISLVIAGLAVLDAGLGLVQRWYSSRIGEGLIYDLRTEVFDHVQRMPVAFFMRAQTGALVSRLNSDVIGAQRALTSTLSAVVSNVVSLIMVLGAMLLLSWQVTLVALVLLPVFVLPARWVGRRMSGLTREQMQLDAEMSSMMTERFNVAGAMVAKLYGRPEDEALQFGRRAGRVRDVGITVGMYATVFRVALGLVAALATALVYGVGGVLVVDGAFAIGTLVALAAMLMRLYGPLTSLSNVHVDVMTALVSFDRVFEVLDLKPMVAERPDARPLPSGPVTIEFDDVSFQYPSAEEVSLASLESVARPDTGPGQEVLKGVDFTADPGRLVALVGPSGAGKTTITSLVSRLYDVTGGTVRINGVDVRDATLASLRDTIGVVTQDAHLFHDTMGANLRYARPEASDEEIWDALRAAQIADLVEALPEGLETVVGDRGYRLSGGEKQRVALARLLLKAPRVVVLDEATAHLDSESEAAVQRALKTALAGRTSLVIAHRLSTIREADMILVVQDGRIAERGRHDDLLARGGAYAELYRTQFEHQR; this comes from the coding sequence ATGTCGATGCTGGGCGGGGGAATGGGCGGCGGATACGGCCCCCAGGTGATGCGGTCCCTGCGGCGGGACAGCTCCGTGACCAAGGAGCGGCTGACACCGGGCACCGTCCCGCGCATCGCCCGCTACGCCAGGCCCTACCGATGGCACATCGCCGCGTTCCTCGCGCTCGTCGTCCTGGACGCGGCCATCGTGATCGCCAACCCCCTGCTGCTGAAGGCGATCATCGACCACGGCATCATCCCGCGCCGCACCGACATCGTGATCAACATCTCCCTCGTGATCGCGGGCCTGGCCGTGCTGGACGCCGGGCTCGGGCTCGTGCAGCGCTGGTACTCCTCGCGCATCGGCGAGGGCCTGATCTACGACCTGCGCACCGAGGTCTTCGACCACGTGCAGCGCATGCCGGTCGCCTTCTTCATGCGCGCCCAGACCGGCGCGCTGGTCTCCCGGCTGAACAGCGACGTCATCGGCGCCCAGCGCGCGCTGACCAGCACCCTGTCGGCCGTGGTGTCCAACGTCGTGAGCCTGATCATGGTGCTCGGCGCGATGCTGCTGCTGTCCTGGCAGGTGACGCTGGTCGCGCTGGTGCTGCTGCCCGTCTTCGTCCTGCCCGCCCGCTGGGTCGGCCGGCGCATGTCCGGCCTCACACGCGAGCAGATGCAGCTCGACGCCGAGATGAGCTCGATGATGACCGAGCGCTTCAACGTGGCCGGCGCCATGGTCGCCAAGCTCTACGGCCGCCCCGAGGACGAGGCGCTCCAGTTCGGCCGGCGCGCCGGGCGGGTACGCGACGTCGGCATCACCGTCGGCATGTACGCCACGGTCTTCCGCGTCGCGCTCGGCCTGGTCGCCGCGCTGGCCACCGCCCTGGTGTACGGCGTGGGCGGCGTGCTGGTCGTCGACGGCGCCTTCGCCATCGGCACGCTGGTCGCGCTCGCCGCCATGCTCATGCGCCTGTACGGGCCGCTGACCAGCCTGTCCAACGTGCACGTGGACGTGATGACCGCGCTGGTCAGCTTCGACCGGGTCTTCGAGGTGCTGGACCTGAAGCCCATGGTGGCCGAACGCCCGGACGCCAGGCCCCTGCCGAGCGGGCCGGTCACCATCGAGTTCGACGACGTGAGCTTCCAGTACCCCTCGGCCGAGGAGGTCTCCCTGGCCTCGCTGGAGTCGGTGGCCCGCCCTGACACCGGGCCCGGCCAGGAGGTCCTGAAGGGCGTCGACTTCACCGCCGATCCCGGGCGGCTGGTCGCGCTGGTCGGCCCGTCGGGCGCGGGCAAGACCACGATCACCTCGCTGGTCTCCCGGCTGTACGACGTCACCGGCGGCACGGTGCGGATCAACGGCGTGGACGTGCGCGACGCGACGCTGGCCTCCCTGCGCGACACCATCGGCGTCGTGACCCAGGACGCCCACCTGTTCCACGACACCATGGGCGCCAACCTGCGGTACGCGCGGCCGGAGGCGAGCGACGAGGAGATCTGGGACGCGCTGCGGGCCGCCCAGATCGCCGACCTGGTCGAGGCGCTGCCCGAGGGCCTGGAGACGGTCGTCGGCGACCGCGGCTACCGGCTGTCCGGCGGCGAGAAGCAGCGGGTGGCGCTGGCCCGGCTCCTGCTCAAGGCTCCGCGGGTGGTCGTGCTCGACGAGGCCACCGCGCACCTGGACTCGGAGTCGGAGGCGGCGGTGCAGCGGGCGCTGAAGACCGCGCTGGCCGGCAGGACGTCCCTGGTGATCGCGCACCGCCTGTCCACGATCCGCGAGGCCGACATGATCCTGGTCGTCCAGGACGGCCGGATCGCCGAGCGCGGCCGGCACGACGACCTGCTCGCCCGGGGCGGCGCCTACGCCGAGCTGTACCGCACCCAGTTCGAGCACCAGCGGTGA
- a CDS encoding SAM-dependent methyltransferase, with protein MTERGDVPMGVDPSVPSVARMYDYYLGGKDNFESDRAAAEKVISLVPGIREMARANRAFLGRAVRLLAELGIRQFLDIGTGLPTRQNVHEVARDAAPGSRVVYVDNDPIVLAHARALLADNADTIVVPGDLTEPQGILGDPAVREHLDLSRPVAVLMASVLHFVPDDDRAGAIVTRFRAEMARGSYLVLSHGYSGDIGGPTDQEVRALYARTAGGGAKPRSHADIAAYFAGMDLLRPGLVPVAAWRPQVEWEADYDLTRPAILGGVARVP; from the coding sequence ATGACGGAACGCGGCGACGTTCCCATGGGTGTCGACCCCTCCGTCCCGAGCGTGGCCCGGATGTACGACTACTACCTGGGCGGCAAGGACAACTTCGAGTCCGACCGCGCGGCGGCGGAGAAGGTGATCTCGCTGGTGCCGGGCATCCGCGAGATGGCCCGCGCCAACCGCGCCTTCCTCGGCCGGGCCGTGCGGCTGCTGGCGGAGCTCGGGATCAGGCAGTTCCTCGACATCGGCACCGGCCTTCCCACCCGGCAGAACGTGCATGAGGTCGCCAGGGACGCCGCGCCCGGCTCCCGCGTCGTCTACGTGGACAACGATCCCATCGTGCTCGCGCACGCCCGGGCGCTCCTGGCCGACAACGCCGACACCATCGTCGTGCCCGGCGACCTGACCGAGCCGCAGGGGATCCTCGGCGACCCGGCCGTCCGCGAGCACCTTGACCTGTCACGGCCGGTCGCGGTGCTGATGGCGTCGGTCCTGCATTTCGTGCCGGACGACGACCGGGCGGGCGCGATCGTCACGCGGTTCCGCGCGGAGATGGCGCGCGGGAGCTACCTGGTCCTGTCGCACGGCTACAGCGGTGACATCGGCGGCCCGACCGACCAGGAGGTGCGGGCGCTCTACGCGAGAACCGCCGGCGGCGGGGCCAAACCGCGGTCGCACGCGGACATCGCCGCCTACTTCGCGGGCATGGACCTGCTGCGGCCCGGGCTCGTGCCGGTGGCCGCCTGGCGGCCGCAGGTGGAGTGGGAGGCCGACTACGACCTGACGCGGCCCGCGATCCTCGGCGGCGTGGCCCGCGTGCCGTGA
- a CDS encoding sensor histidine kinase, with amino-acid sequence MGIGHARSPSRDAGRRPGPGADGRGGVIPRNLARRAGPAAALAVVAALAGRAAGRRPLRRVAAVAATLTEINEGHARRLAPAGNDPAEIAGLLEALGVTLDHLGRERGFAGDVAHELRRPITALRTELEDAITHPDETDVTALAARLLPCADRLEAMVADLLVLARTRVRRAGHRERFDLGERVHREVKDRADHRQVSLAITSHVTVEAVPAEISRVLTNLLDNAQRYARENVGVEVGRRGAVATLAVSDDGVGVPEPDRQRIFERFTRLGAYPERDGAGSGLGLAIVDEIARAHEGGVHVEDSPSGGACFVFTIPLVR; translated from the coding sequence GTGGGCATCGGGCACGCACGCTCGCCGTCGCGCGACGCCGGCAGACGTCCCGGGCCGGGCGCGGACGGCCGGGGCGGCGTGATCCCGCGGAACCTCGCCCGCCGCGCCGGACCGGCGGCCGCCCTCGCCGTGGTGGCCGCGCTGGCGGGCCGGGCGGCCGGCCGGCGGCCGCTGCGGCGGGTCGCCGCCGTCGCCGCCACCCTGACCGAGATCAACGAGGGGCACGCCCGCCGCCTGGCACCGGCCGGGAACGACCCCGCCGAGATCGCCGGCCTCCTGGAGGCGCTCGGCGTCACGCTGGACCATCTCGGCCGCGAGCGCGGCTTCGCCGGCGACGTCGCCCACGAGCTGCGCCGCCCCATCACGGCGCTGCGCACGGAGCTGGAGGACGCGATCACCCACCCGGACGAGACCGACGTGACCGCGCTCGCGGCCCGCCTGCTGCCGTGCGCCGACCGCCTGGAGGCCATGGTGGCCGACCTGCTGGTGCTGGCCCGCACGCGGGTGCGGCGCGCCGGGCACCGCGAGCGGTTCGACCTCGGCGAGCGCGTCCACCGGGAGGTGAAGGACCGGGCCGACCACCGCCAGGTGTCCCTGGCCATCACCTCGCACGTGACCGTGGAGGCCGTGCCCGCCGAGATCTCCCGCGTGCTCACCAACCTGCTCGACAACGCCCAGCGCTACGCCAGGGAGAACGTGGGCGTGGAGGTCGGGCGGCGCGGCGCCGTCGCGACGCTCGCGGTGTCCGACGACGGCGTCGGCGTCCCCGAGCCCGACCGGCAGCGGATCTTCGAGCGCTTCACCCGGCTCGGGGCCTACCCCGAGCGCGACGGCGCGGGCAGCGGGCTCGGCCTGGCGATCGTCGACGAGATCGCCCGGGCGCACGAGGGCGGCGTCCACGTGGAGGACTCCCCGAGCGGCGGGGCGTGCTTCGTGTTCACGATCCCGCTGGTGCGCTGA
- a CDS encoding EAL domain-containing protein has translation MTVHSPTSSAASLPAAASETRSAHPAPGGLPMFRPIVDLDTGGVIAVEAAAGGTPAGYSRDIAPAVSAAYAAGREEARLPLVLTVPSGAVIDGSAALAPLHEAMRATRRRPREVVLVVSGDFPPEHRRGLLVGMEGLRTIGYLVAVGGLGASHMPLDLIADASPYAAVLSPELVDRIPGDPRRGALARAVAQMAKGMGIHVLAPLVREEAQLTMLRRWGIRLAQGPLLAPIDWRPSHGRVHVPLPVPAEPEPSAIDLGPRVQEFLMPAVTFGTQATAEEVADALAAEPSITSVILVDEYQRPRASVERGRFLLSIAGPYGHALHAKKPAHRLADPPRIVPKTTPAIAAMQVAGKDSARVYDDLVVVDEVGRCMGIVHVGDLIRHVADLRPAAP, from the coding sequence GTGACGGTCCACAGTCCGACCTCCTCGGCCGCTTCACTCCCGGCGGCCGCCTCCGAGACCCGCTCCGCCCACCCGGCTCCGGGCGGTCTCCCGATGTTCCGGCCGATCGTCGACCTCGACACCGGCGGGGTCATCGCCGTCGAGGCCGCCGCGGGCGGCACGCCCGCGGGCTACTCGCGCGACATCGCCCCCGCCGTCAGCGCCGCCTACGCCGCCGGCCGCGAGGAGGCGCGGCTGCCCCTCGTGCTCACCGTCCCCTCCGGCGCGGTGATCGACGGCTCCGCCGCCCTCGCGCCTCTCCACGAGGCGATGCGCGCCACCCGGCGGCGCCCGCGCGAGGTGGTCCTCGTGGTCTCCGGCGACTTCCCGCCCGAGCACCGGCGCGGCCTGCTGGTGGGCATGGAGGGCCTGCGCACGATCGGCTACCTGGTGGCCGTCGGCGGCCTCGGCGCCTCGCACATGCCCCTGGACCTGATCGCGGACGCCTCGCCGTACGCGGCCGTGCTGTCCCCCGAGCTGGTCGACCGCATCCCCGGCGACCCGCGGCGGGGCGCGCTCGCCCGCGCCGTCGCCCAGATGGCCAAGGGCATGGGCATCCACGTGCTCGCGCCCCTGGTGCGGGAGGAGGCCCAGCTCACGATGCTGCGCCGCTGGGGCATCCGGCTGGCCCAGGGACCGCTGCTGGCCCCGATCGACTGGCGTCCCTCGCACGGCCGCGTGCACGTCCCGCTGCCGGTGCCCGCGGAGCCCGAGCCGTCGGCGATCGACCTCGGCCCGCGCGTGCAGGAGTTCCTCATGCCCGCGGTGACCTTCGGCACGCAGGCCACGGCGGAGGAGGTGGCCGACGCGCTCGCCGCCGAGCCGTCGATCACCAGCGTGATCCTGGTCGACGAGTACCAGCGGCCGCGGGCGAGCGTGGAGCGTGGCCGCTTCCTGCTGTCGATCGCGGGCCCGTACGGGCACGCGCTGCACGCCAAGAAGCCCGCGCACCGCCTGGCCGACCCGCCGCGCATCGTCCCCAAGACCACGCCCGCCATCGCGGCGATGCAGGTCGCGGGCAAGGACTCCGCCCGCGTGTACGACGACCTCGTGGTGGTGGACGAGGTGGGCCGCTGCATGGGCATCGTCCATGTCGGCGACCTCATCCGCCACGTCGCCGACCTGCGCCCCGCCGCCCCGTAG
- a CDS encoding helix-turn-helix domain-containing protein, with amino-acid sequence MAETLKKGTRVTGADREKLAADLKKRYAAGESIRALAASTGRSYGFIHRILSESGVTLRGRGGATRGKSKR; translated from the coding sequence GTGGCCGAGACTCTGAAGAAGGGCACCCGGGTGACCGGAGCCGACCGTGAAAAACTGGCCGCCGATCTCAAGAAGCGCTACGCCGCGGGTGAGAGCATCCGCGCGCTGGCCGCTTCCACCGGCAGGTCGTACGGGTTCATCCACCGCATCCTCAGCGAGTCGGGCGTGACTCTGCGCGGGCGCGGCGGGGCCACCCGGGGTAAGTCGAAGCGCTAG
- a CDS encoding enoyl-CoA hydratase/isomerase family protein, with translation MRFEVDGEIATITLDRPDKRNAQTFATWSALARIGNTLPGQVRVVVVRGEGPSFSAGIDLRMFTPEGVPGQGSFASVAALDADVSGERIRQAQQGFLWLRRPDIVSIAVVQGHAIGAGFQLALSCDLRILGEDAKFCMKEPALGLVPDLTGTKPLVELVGVSRALEICLTARVVEAAEALRIGLAEQVVPVGELEAATARLASALLTTDRAAAAATKRLLRGAQGRSLEEQSAAERAEQVMRIQTMFGGHGGPGNDERTKNARTVRDQPENGPGGRAPSAG, from the coding sequence ATGCGCTTCGAGGTGGACGGCGAGATCGCGACGATCACGCTGGACCGGCCGGACAAGCGGAACGCACAGACGTTCGCGACCTGGTCGGCCCTGGCCCGGATCGGCAACACGTTGCCCGGGCAGGTGCGCGTCGTCGTGGTCAGAGGCGAGGGGCCGTCCTTCTCAGCGGGCATAGACCTGCGAATGTTCACTCCGGAGGGCGTACCGGGGCAGGGCTCGTTCGCGTCCGTGGCCGCGCTCGACGCCGATGTGTCCGGCGAGCGGATCAGGCAGGCCCAGCAGGGGTTCCTGTGGCTGAGACGTCCGGACATCGTGTCGATCGCGGTGGTTCAGGGACACGCGATCGGGGCCGGATTCCAACTGGCCCTGTCCTGCGACCTGCGGATTCTCGGCGAAGACGCCAAATTCTGTATGAAGGAGCCCGCTCTCGGGCTCGTCCCCGACCTGACCGGGACCAAGCCGCTGGTCGAGCTCGTCGGCGTGTCCAGGGCCCTGGAGATCTGCCTGACGGCCCGCGTGGTGGAGGCCGCGGAGGCGCTGAGGATCGGGCTCGCCGAACAGGTGGTGCCCGTGGGCGAGCTGGAGGCGGCCACCGCGAGGCTCGCGTCCGCCCTCCTGACGACCGACAGGGCGGCCGCGGCGGCGACCAAGCGCCTGCTGCGGGGCGCGCAGGGCCGCTCGCTGGAGGAGCAGAGCGCGGCCGAGCGCGCGGAGCAGGTGATGCGCATCCAGACCATGTTCGGCGGCCACGGCGGCCCGGGCAACGACGAGCGCACGAAGAACGCGCGAACCGTGCGGGACCAGCCGGAGAACGGCCCCGGCGGCCGGGCGCCGTCCGCGGGGTGA